The genomic region ATATCTACGATGAACTTCAATGCAGCGGCGGAATGGCGCACCCCAACACGGGAGTGCGCGCGATAGAAACCGGACGGCCCTGCGCGATCGAATCCAGCGCGTTCCTCAAATCCCGATGCTTCGGCGCATTGCGCCTAAGCCCAAACCCAGCGTATTGATCGTCAATACGCCCCCGATACAAAACTTTCCCGGACGCCGACAGAACCACCGCCTCCGGCGTCGTCGCCGCCCCCGTCAGGGTCACCAGCCGGTGTCCCGAATCATGAACCTCCGGGCATCGAAATCCATAATCCTTCGCATGCTTCTTCAGCACGCCGTCGCCGGCGTCCGTCTCCACATACACCACCCGAAACGCCATCTGCTTCGGCGAATACCCCCCAACGATCCGATTGATCTCCGGAGCATACGCATTGGCGATCGGACAATCGTGCGCCACAAAAAACAGCACCGTCGCCTTCGCCCGCGGGCTGGGAATAGGACACCGCGCTCCCGCAAGATCAACGGGGACAGGCGCACTCGGCGCGGTCGCCGCCATGGCGGCCAGGCCGATCATCGTCAGAATGGAAGAAAAACAGGGCGCATTCATAAATTTCACAGTGCTATTGACGTAAATCTCTGACAGCGGTTCGATGGACAACGCTCCAAGAACACCGCGTGACGAAGTTAAGATACCGCGAAATCATGAAGCAACTCTGAAATACGAAGTCTATTTTGTGTTCTTGGGTGAAGCGGATGCGGCCTGACCCGGCAACGCATGCGGCGCGAGAAGCTGCTTCCGCAGCGTTGGTAGAACCGAACACAAAGTTTCCCTTCGCGTTCGGCAACCAGCGCCTGCGCTTCGTCGGCCGTCATCGCCGAAAGGTTGTATACGTTGGAGCGGCAGCGATTGCAGAATCGCACGGATTCATCGCCGGCCATCTCGGACCAGGATTCGCGACATGGACTGGAGACCTGGATCTGGTTGAGCGGAATCATACACGTCTCTTTCCCGTTGCCATTCACAAATTCTCAAGCCAGCATTTTGACGGAACGCCGCCGCTGATTGCCTGCGCCATGACTATTGACCGCTCTTCGTGGACGGCGGAGGCGGCATCGCCGCTCCCATTAAGGCGGTTGGCGCGGGTTTGCGCGGAGGGGGCATAGCGATCTTGCCCATCATCGGCTTCAGCGGGATCTTTGGCGCCTTTGGCTTCACGGCAGGCTTGGGCTTTGGCGTCGGCGAATGGGGCTTCACGGGCGCGGCGATGTCTCCCATGCTTGCGACTACAGCGGGCGGCGGCGACGCTTTCGACGCATTGGCCGCGCCGGCGGGGCGCAGCGCTCCGGTGATCGACGCGACGGCCAGGGACGCCGCCCAGGACAGCGCCGCGACAAAACGCCGCCGCGCGATGCGAACGCCGACGGGACAGTCGCGCGTGATCATCGTTCCGTCTTTACGCTGATAGAACCGAACGCAAAGCCGCCCTTCTTTCTCAGCCACAAGAGCTTGGGCCTGCTCGGCTGTCATCTCCGACAGATTGTAAACATTGCGACTGCACTTACTGCAAAAGCGCACTGAGCCATCGCCATCCATCTCGGACCAGGATTCATGACACGGGCTCGCGACTTGGATTTGATTGAGCGGAATCATAGATATCGTTCCCTATTCTTTCCAGCATCTGCTGCGGTCTCAAGTATTAGTTCTCCGCAGCGGGAAAAGTGTTCACGCCGGCGAAGAAATATTTTCGAGTCCCTGCATGATTTGCGCGATAACCGCATCACGCTCAATCGAATGACTGGCGACGGCGAGCGTGAGTTCCGCGGCTCCATTCGGGGTCAGCCCCAAATGATAGCCGTTCAGGCGCAGAAACACGGCGCAGGCTGCGAAGCCCGCCCGCTTGTTGCCATTTTCAAAAGCGTGGTTCTGATTGAGACTGATCAGATATTGCGCCGCCATCTCCGCAACCGTGGGATAGAGATATTCACCGCCCCAGGTG from Capsulimonas corticalis harbors:
- a CDS encoding type II toxin-antitoxin system death-on-curing family toxin, coding for MNISDVIFLTVEQVIDLHERAIRTHSPGESLAIRDAGLLESAVMAPQHTWGGEYLYPTVAEMAAQYLISLNQNHAFENGNKRAGFAACAVFLRLNGYHLGLTPNGAAELTLAVASHSIERDAVIAQIMQGLENISSPA
- a CDS encoding redoxin domain-containing protein; amino-acid sequence: MNAPCFSSILTMIGLAAMAATAPSAPVPVDLAGARCPIPSPRAKATVLFFVAHDCPIANAYAPEINRIVGGYSPKQMAFRVVYVETDAGDGVLKKHAKDYGFRCPEVHDSGHRLVTLTGAATTPEAVVLSASGKVLYRGRIDDQYAGFGLRRNAPKHRDLRNALDSIAQGRPVSIARTPVLGCAIPPLH